The Deltaproteobacteria bacterium genome includes a region encoding these proteins:
- a CDS encoding amino acid adenylation domain-containing protein, with amino-acid sequence MADSEIQADAEAVAIVGMAGRFPGANRIDEFWRNLQSGVESIRFFSDAELAAAGVDAGTIGNEAYVRARGILSEPGPEWFDAAFFGIQPKEAEVMDPQQRIFLETAWEALESAGCDPEKHSGVVGVFGGMTKSSYFLNYLFGRADVAAQAGDGLIFLGNDKDYLTTRVSYKLNLKGPSVNVSNACSTSLVAVCQAWQSLLNYQCDVALAGGVSISVPQERGYFYQEGNIASPDGHCRSFDANAQGTLFSNGVGIVVLKRLSEALAAGDHIWAVIKGAAVNNDGSAKVSFAAPSVDGQAEVISLAQAVAGVDAATISYVEAHGTATPLGDPIEIAALTQAFRASTEATNFCAIGSVKTNLGHLDVAAGVAGLIKTSLALWHKQLPPSLHFEKPNPKIDFANSPFYVNTKLKPWTQGSTLRRAGVSSFGTGSTNAHVVLEEAPERGVAAPARAPQLLVLSARSEAALAQASINLATRLEQNPDLNLADVAHTLQTGRRDFAHRRAVVCRDRSEAITVLTTADPKGKPLSETSGVAFMFPGQGAQYVNMARGLYDEKGLFYTELSACAEFLTPRLGLDIREVLYPDSTDDEKSHPDINATLITQPVLFAVGYALAQQWLRWGVRPRALIGHSLGEYVAACLAGVMSRDDALMLLAERARLMQALPCGVMLAVRLAEDKLAPRLGAALSIAAINSPKLTMVAGPHEAIEALEAQLGEEKVVCKRLGTSHAFHSAMLDPILAPFGEIVRRVKFDAPQIPWVSSLTGDWIANDRPIAADYWVRQMRQAVRFSDALRTLLSALPTHLLEVGPGRALGTFARQQAERETQIEFLTSLAGDGASERDLDALLQALGRLWCAGAAVDWQEVHDHRPRRKVPLPTYPFERKRYWVDAPPTVAKLNEASKPAMNPIVKQSSKPAAVDGAAHRARILGELQALFSEISGIPLADFAPTVAFLELGLDSLILTQASTAIHKRFAINIKFRQLLEEYDSLNSLADHLVTLIPPPPVSVVENSEAATDHDVESQVCQPIGDQNTVGNLAIHGVTDHDALERIFARQLDLMQQQLDMLRGAAAVSTTVKAQNTQPVVIAAAPTTPAIKPETITSETRGFGPYKPVNKGSSGGLSARQVEALKELSASYLAKTRKSKELTAEYRSYLADPRAVSGFRAWWKELVYPIVTERSAGAKLWDVDGNEYIDLTSGFGAIFFGHAPAFVTEALHKQLEQGMEIGPQSPLAGKVAKLLCELTGMERAAFCNTGSEAVLAAMRMARTVTGRDKIATFSGDYHGIFDEVVVRGVNRSGELKSIPAAPGIPASATQNMLVLDHEDPRCLEILRAHAHELAAVIVEPVQGRRVDFQPKELFQQIREFTEESGSALIFDEVITGFRTHLGGMQAVYGIRADIATYGKVIGGGFPIGVVAGNAQYMDALDGGPWQYGDDSAPEVGMTYFAGTFVRHPLALAAAWACLNYLKEQGPQLQETVNQRTERLVNALRAEAETARVPVRIPHFSSVFAVEFPPDCTHAGLFYVHMRDRGIHVWEGRSWILTAAHSDADVERIVAAFRDSLAAMQAAGFLPTSSSGTPPLKATLDGGSKTPAQFSMTEGQRELWLAAQLSDEASLAFADTALLRLRGGLDCQALVKAINEIVARHDALRAVFDAEGREVTTRSKVDIAVPLEDLSHLDQTLQAEQLRKLAEADNRERFALDGGPLLRARIVKCAPEDHKLVLTTHHIAVDGWSHGVLFAELGALYSAFCNGETPSLATATQFGDYASWQERQRQEGKSSEAEAYWLAQYEQPVPLLDLPTDRPRPATRSYSGAQECLKLPEQLADRLRRFMAERRATLFATGLAAFNVLLHRLSGQQEFAVAISAAGQISYGSPDLVGHCVNFLPLRTRLTAETKFVDYLTALRTAVLDAFEHQNCTYGSLLQKLKLPRDASRAPLVAVSSNVDKVEYKGSFRGLDVSQDSVPRAGVSLDSEFNVIDTGSDITLQWQFNSAIFDAATIRRWLGHYQTLIEAVATDGGKELGQLPMLSAPEREQLLHIWNDNRIEYPKDQLIHELFEIQAEGRPDAVALIYEAERVSYRNLNERANQLAHHLRTLGIGSGGMVAVCLNRSVEMVAALLAILKAGGAYVPLDPKYPRERLNFMLRDSGASVLVTQSELIGQFAESSVRKICVDSDGQRTESDSNENLSRSGGSNDLAYLIYTSGSTGQPKGVAIEHRSAVAFIHWAKSVFGAEELRGVLAATSICFDLSIFELFVTLGSGGAVILAQDALQLPNLPAAGEVTLVNTVPSAMAELVRGGQIPVSVRTVNLAGEPLKTELVDRIYESTSVERVYDLYGPTEDTTYSTFTLRQRGAAPSIGRPIHNTQAYILDRWLNPVPIGVAGELYLGGEGLAQGYHNRPELTAEKFVTNPFSADSQRRLYRTGDLARYRPDGQIDYLGESIIRSSCVVFALSWAKSKRH; translated from the coding sequence ATGGCGGACTCTGAAATCCAAGCAGACGCTGAAGCGGTTGCCATCGTCGGTATGGCGGGTCGCTTTCCCGGCGCGAATCGTATTGACGAGTTTTGGCGTAACCTGCAAAGCGGCGTCGAGTCGATTCGCTTTTTTAGCGACGCCGAACTGGCCGCCGCGGGAGTCGATGCAGGCACCATCGGCAATGAGGCATATGTCCGAGCTCGCGGCATCCTGAGCGAGCCAGGGCCGGAATGGTTCGACGCTGCCTTCTTCGGCATCCAACCCAAAGAAGCGGAGGTGATGGACCCGCAACAGCGCATCTTTCTCGAAACCGCGTGGGAGGCTTTGGAAAGCGCCGGCTGTGATCCGGAAAAGCACTCCGGCGTCGTCGGTGTGTTCGGCGGAATGACCAAAAGCAGCTACTTCTTGAACTATCTTTTCGGTCGTGCCGACGTTGCAGCCCAAGCCGGCGATGGTTTGATCTTTCTTGGCAATGACAAAGACTACTTGACAACCAGAGTTTCCTACAAACTGAATCTAAAAGGACCGAGCGTTAACGTCAGCAATGCCTGTTCGACCTCGCTGGTCGCGGTCTGTCAAGCTTGGCAGAGCCTGTTGAACTATCAATGCGATGTCGCGTTGGCGGGCGGGGTCTCTATCTCGGTGCCACAGGAGCGGGGGTATTTTTATCAGGAAGGCAACATTGCTTCGCCGGATGGTCACTGCCGTAGCTTCGATGCCAACGCGCAGGGAACCTTGTTCAGCAATGGCGTCGGTATTGTAGTTCTCAAACGGCTGTCGGAAGCACTGGCCGCCGGCGATCACATCTGGGCGGTGATCAAAGGCGCAGCCGTCAACAACGACGGTTCGGCGAAGGTGAGCTTTGCCGCCCCCAGCGTTGACGGACAGGCGGAGGTCATCAGCTTGGCACAGGCCGTCGCCGGCGTCGACGCCGCGACAATCTCGTACGTCGAAGCCCATGGCACCGCGACGCCGCTGGGCGATCCTATCGAAATTGCCGCTCTAACCCAGGCGTTTCGAGCGTCCACCGAGGCGACTAACTTTTGCGCCATCGGTTCGGTCAAGACGAACCTCGGTCATCTCGATGTCGCTGCCGGAGTCGCGGGATTGATCAAAACCTCGCTGGCGCTTTGGCACAAGCAGCTGCCGCCGAGTCTGCACTTCGAAAAACCCAATCCGAAAATTGATTTCGCCAATAGTCCATTTTATGTCAACACGAAACTCAAGCCGTGGACGCAGGGTAGCACACTGCGGCGCGCTGGAGTCAGCTCCTTTGGCACGGGCAGCACCAACGCGCATGTCGTGCTCGAAGAAGCACCGGAGCGTGGGGTCGCGGCGCCGGCGCGTGCTCCGCAGCTCCTCGTGCTATCGGCACGGAGCGAGGCCGCCCTCGCTCAAGCGTCGATCAATCTTGCTACTCGTCTTGAACAAAATCCCGATCTAAACCTCGCCGATGTAGCGCACACGCTGCAAACCGGCCGGCGCGATTTCGCGCACCGCCGGGCAGTCGTGTGCCGCGACCGGAGCGAAGCCATCACGGTGCTAACCACGGCTGATCCGAAAGGAAAGCCGCTCAGCGAGACGTCGGGCGTGGCTTTCATGTTTCCTGGCCAAGGCGCGCAATACGTTAACATGGCGCGCGGCTTGTACGATGAGAAGGGACTCTTTTACACTGAGCTCAGCGCCTGCGCCGAATTTCTCACACCTCGACTCGGCCTCGACATACGCGAGGTTTTGTATCCCGACTCAACCGATGACGAAAAATCGCATCCCGATATCAACGCCACTCTGATCACCCAGCCGGTGCTGTTCGCCGTCGGATATGCCTTGGCGCAGCAGTGGCTGCGCTGGGGTGTGCGTCCGCGAGCGCTCATCGGCCACAGTTTGGGCGAGTACGTCGCGGCGTGTCTCGCCGGCGTGATGTCGCGCGACGATGCGTTGATGCTGCTCGCCGAGCGCGCGCGGCTGATGCAAGCGCTGCCCTGCGGCGTGATGCTGGCGGTGCGATTGGCGGAGGACAAGCTCGCGCCGCGCCTTGGCGCAGCTTTGTCGATTGCAGCGATCAATAGCCCAAAGCTGACGATGGTTGCGGGTCCCCATGAAGCGATCGAAGCACTAGAGGCACAGCTCGGCGAAGAAAAAGTAGTTTGCAAACGTCTTGGCACATCGCACGCGTTTCACTCGGCGATGCTCGATCCGATTCTTGCGCCCTTTGGCGAAATAGTGCGGCGCGTGAAATTCGACGCTCCGCAAATCCCTTGGGTTTCTTCATTGACCGGTGATTGGATCGCCAACGATCGCCCAATCGCCGCCGATTATTGGGTTCGACAGATGCGCCAGGCCGTGCGTTTCAGTGACGCGCTGCGCACATTGTTGAGCGCTCTACCGACGCATCTGCTGGAAGTGGGTCCTGGTCGAGCTTTAGGCACTTTTGCGCGCCAGCAAGCCGAGCGAGAAACGCAAATAGAGTTCTTGACCTCGTTGGCGGGCGACGGCGCCAGCGAGCGTGACCTTGATGCATTGCTGCAGGCGCTCGGCCGTCTGTGGTGCGCAGGCGCTGCGGTCGATTGGCAAGAGGTGCACGATCACCGACCGCGCCGCAAAGTGCCGCTGCCGACCTACCCATTCGAACGGAAGCGATATTGGGTCGATGCCCCACCGACCGTTGCAAAACTCAATGAGGCGAGCAAACCGGCTATGAACCCGATCGTTAAACAATCGTCAAAACCAGCGGCGGTGGATGGAGCTGCCCACCGTGCGCGCATCTTAGGTGAGTTGCAAGCGTTGTTCAGCGAGATCTCCGGTATCCCGCTAGCTGATTTCGCACCGACCGTCGCTTTTCTCGAGCTCGGTCTCGATTCCTTGATTCTCACCCAGGCGAGCACCGCTATCCATAAGAGATTCGCGATCAACATCAAATTCCGCCAATTGTTGGAAGAGTACGACTCGCTAAATAGCCTGGCGGATCATCTTGTGACGCTAATACCTCCACCACCCGTGTCGGTCGTTGAAAATAGCGAGGCGGCGACGGATCACGACGTTGAGTCCCAAGTGTGCCAACCCATCGGTGATCAGAATACGGTCGGTAACCTAGCGATCCACGGCGTGACCGATCATGACGCTTTGGAACGGATTTTCGCTAGGCAGCTAGACTTGATGCAGCAACAGCTCGACATGCTGCGCGGCGCCGCGGCAGTGTCCACGACAGTGAAAGCGCAGAATACTCAACCTGTAGTCATAGCGGCAGCGCCGACAACACCGGCAATCAAGCCGGAGACGATCACTAGCGAAACGCGCGGCTTCGGCCCCTACAAGCCGGTCAACAAAGGCAGCAGCGGCGGCCTGAGCGCGCGCCAGGTGGAGGCACTCAAAGAGCTGAGCGCGAGTTATCTGGCAAAGACCAGAAAATCGAAGGAGCTCACCGCCGAGTATCGCTCTTACCTCGCCGACCCCCGCGCGGTATCCGGCTTTCGCGCGTGGTGGAAAGAGTTAGTCTACCCGATCGTTACCGAACGGTCTGCCGGCGCCAAGCTATGGGACGTTGACGGCAATGAATACATCGATTTGACCAGCGGCTTTGGCGCGATTTTCTTCGGCCACGCACCGGCCTTTGTCACCGAAGCACTGCACAAACAGTTGGAACAGGGCATGGAAATCGGCCCGCAGTCACCGCTGGCAGGGAAAGTGGCCAAGCTTTTGTGCGAGCTAACGGGCATGGAGCGCGCCGCGTTTTGCAATACCGGCTCTGAAGCGGTGCTCGCGGCGATGCGGATGGCGCGCACGGTCACTGGCCGCGACAAGATCGCGACGTTCAGCGGTGACTACCACGGTATCTTTGATGAAGTGGTCGTGCGCGGTGTCAACCGTAGCGGTGAGCTGAAATCGATTCCAGCCGCGCCGGGCATTCCCGCGAGCGCAACCCAGAATATGCTCGTATTGGATCATGAAGATCCGCGCTGTTTGGAAATCCTGCGCGCTCACGCCCACGAGCTTGCCGCCGTTATCGTCGAGCCGGTGCAAGGACGGCGCGTCGATTTTCAACCGAAGGAGCTCTTTCAGCAAATCAGAGAATTCACCGAAGAATCTGGTAGCGCGCTGATCTTCGACGAGGTGATTACCGGATTTCGCACTCACCTAGGAGGCATGCAGGCAGTCTACGGCATCCGCGCCGATATCGCGACCTACGGCAAAGTGATCGGCGGCGGCTTTCCTATCGGTGTGGTAGCGGGCAACGCGCAATACATGGACGCGTTGGATGGCGGCCCTTGGCAGTACGGTGACGATTCGGCGCCGGAAGTCGGCATGACCTACTTCGCCGGCACCTTCGTGCGCCACCCGCTTGCACTGGCGGCAGCGTGGGCTTGTTTGAACTACTTAAAAGAGCAGGGTCCGCAATTGCAGGAAACTGTGAATCAACGCACGGAGCGACTCGTGAACGCTCTGCGTGCAGAGGCCGAAACGGCACGAGTGCCGGTGCGCATACCGCACTTCAGTTCGGTATTTGCCGTGGAGTTCCCGCCGGACTGCACCCACGCGGGGCTTTTCTATGTGCACATGCGGGACAGGGGCATCCATGTCTGGGAAGGGCGCAGTTGGATTTTGACGGCGGCGCACAGCGACGCCGACGTAGAACGCATCGTCGCGGCGTTTCGCGACAGCCTTGCGGCCATGCAGGCGGCGGGTTTTCTGCCAACCTCGTCCAGTGGGACGCCGCCGCTGAAAGCTACTCTTGACGGAGGAAGCAAGACGCCGGCGCAATTTTCTATGACCGAGGGCCAACGCGAGCTCTGGTTGGCGGCGCAGCTGAGCGACGAGGCTTCCCTGGCTTTCGCCGACACGGCCCTGCTGCGCTTGCGCGGGGGTTTGGATTGTCAGGCCTTGGTGAAAGCCATCAATGAAATCGTCGCGCGCCACGATGCACTGCGCGCGGTCTTCGATGCGGAAGGGCGCGAAGTCACGACCAGGAGCAAAGTCGATATCGCGGTACCGCTCGAGGATCTGTCGCATTTGGATCAAACGCTGCAAGCCGAGCAGCTCCGCAAGTTGGCGGAAGCGGACAACCGCGAACGGTTCGCGCTCGATGGCGGGCCGCTCTTGCGCGCCCGCATCGTTAAGTGCGCTCCCGAAGACCATAAGCTGGTGTTGACCACCCACCACATCGCAGTCGATGGCTGGTCGCACGGCGTGCTGTTTGCGGAGCTCGGCGCGCTCTACTCGGCTTTCTGCAACGGCGAAACGCCCTCGTTAGCGACGGCAACGCAGTTTGGCGACTATGCGTCTTGGCAAGAACGCCAGCGGCAAGAGGGGAAATCATCCGAAGCCGAAGCGTACTGGCTAGCTCAGTACGAACAACCGGTGCCGCTGCTCGACTTGCCAACCGACCGGCCCCGTCCGGCGACGCGAAGTTACTCAGGCGCTCAAGAGTGTCTCAAGCTCCCGGAGCAGCTCGCTGATCGCTTGCGACGGTTTATGGCCGAGCGACGCGCAACACTGTTCGCGACCGGCCTGGCGGCATTCAACGTCTTGCTCCATAGACTGAGCGGCCAGCAAGAATTTGCGGTTGCCATTTCAGCCGCGGGTCAAATCTCTTATGGAAGCCCGGACCTAGTCGGTCATTGCGTCAACTTCCTGCCGCTGCGCACTCGCCTCACTGCTGAAACAAAGTTTGTCGATTATCTCACAGCGTTGCGAACAGCGGTTCTCGATGCCTTCGAACATCAGAATTGCACCTATGGAAGTTTACTGCAGAAGCTAAAACTGCCGCGCGACGCGAGCCGAGCTCCGCTCGTGGCGGTTAGTTCCAACGTCGATAAAGTAGAATACAAAGGTAGCTTTCGTGGACTGGACGTTAGCCAGGACAGTGTGCCGCGTGCGGGGGTGAGCCTCGACAGCGAGTTCAACGTTATCGACACTGGCAGCGATATTACGTTGCAGTGGCAGTTCAACAGCGCAATCTTCGACGCGGCGACCATCCGGCGCTGGCTGGGACATTACCAAACGTTGATCGAGGCCGTCGCTACGGACGGGGGCAAGGAGCTGGGCCAGCTGCCGATGCTGTCGGCGCCGGAGCGCGAGCAGTTGCTTCATATCTGGAACGACAATCGCATCGAATATCCCAAAGACCAACTGATCCACGAGCTCTTCGAGATCCAGGCCGAGGGCAGGCCGGATGCGGTGGCGCTGATCTATGAAGCGGAGCGGGTTAGCTATCGCAATCTCAACGAGCGCGCCAATCAGTTAGCGCATCATCTCAGAACGCTCGGCATCGGCTCTGGCGGTATGGTGGCGGTCTGCCTGAACCGATCGGTCGAAATGGTGGCTGCGCTGCTGGCGATCCTCAAGGCTGGTGGAGCCTATGTGCCGCTCGACCCAAAGTATCCGCGCGAGCGGCTGAATTTCATGCTGCGCGATAGCGGCGCCAGCGTTCTGGTGACTCAAAGTGAGCTGATCGGGCAGTTTGCCGAGTCGTCGGTGCGCAAGATTTGCGTCGATAGCGATGGGCAGCGCACTGAGTCCGACAGTAATGAAAATCTAAGCCGGTCAGGCGGGTCCAACGATCTTGCGTATCTGATCTACACTTCGGGTTCCACCGGACAACCGAAGGGCGTGGCGATCGAACACCGGAGCGCCGTGGCGTTCATTCACTGGGCCAAGTCGGTCTTCGGTGCAGAGGAGCTGCGCGGCGTGTTGGCGGCGACGTCGATTTGCTTCGATCTATCAATCTTCGAACTATTTGTCACGCTAGGAAGCGGTGGTGCAGTAATCCTGGCTCAAGACGCATTGCAGCTGCCCAACTTGCCTGCAGCCGGCGAGGTGACGCTGGTCAACACGGTGCCGTCGGCGATGGCCGAACTGGTGCGCGGCGGCCAGATTCCGGTTTCGGTGCGGACGGTCAACTTAGCAGGCGAACCGCTCAAAACCGAGCTGGTGGATCGGATCTACGAGAGCACCTCGGTGGAGCGAGTTTACGACCTTTACGGGCCGACGGAAGATACAACCTATTCAACTTTCACGCTGCGACAGCGCGGCGCGGCGCCAAGCATTGGCCGGCCAATCCACAATACCCAAGCGTATATACTCGACCGCTGGCTCAATCCGGTGCCGATCGGAGTTGCCGGCGAGCTCTACCTCGGCGGCGAAGGACTGGCTCAGGGCTATCACAACCGGCCGGAGCTGACGGCGGAGAAGTTTGTCACCAATCCATTCAGCGCCGATTCCCAGCGGCGGCTGTATAGGACGGGTGATCTGGCGCGCTATCGGCCCGACGGGCAGATAGACTACTTGGGGGAATCGATAATCAGGTCAAGTTGCGTGGTTTTCGCATTGAGCTGGGCGAAATCGAAGCGACACTAG